Proteins found in one Sardina pilchardus chromosome 3, fSarPil1.1, whole genome shotgun sequence genomic segment:
- the sgms2a gene encoding phosphatidylcholine:ceramide cholinephosphotransferase 2 — MIPDKDLINNDASHGTKSACPVHTPPLTGNGKCTTHGKHGDNIKIKMPEGKCKPLPLEWWKTCIALTYAVFNLLLTTVMITVVHERVPSKESSPPLPDKFFDYIDRVKWAFVVTEVNGIILTCIWFAQLTFHKYRAIVARRFFFIMGTLYLYRCITMYITTLPVPGMHMTCAPKLHDDSQAKLQRILQLISGGGLSLTGSHLLCGDFLYSGHTVMLTLSYLFIKEYSPRSFWWYHLMCWLLSAVGVVCILVAHEHYSVDVVVAYFITSRLFYWYHTMANVQALRSSPNNYLTHTWWNPVFNFFERNVQTQVPCCFCSPITCPPTCFNRCKKYSAVQSISED; from the exons ATGATACCTGACAAGGACCTAATTAATAATGATGCCAGTCATGGGACCAAGTCAGCCTGTCCTGTCCACACACCTCCACTGACTGGCAATGGGAAATGTACAACGCATGGGAAGCATGGAGATAACATCAAGATTAAGATGCCTGAAGGGAAGTGCAAACCATTACCTCTAGAGTGGTGGAAGACTTGTATTGCCCTCACATATGCTGTGTTCAACCTGCTTTTAACCACCGTCATGATCACAGTTGTGCACGAGAGGGTCCCTTCCAAAGAGAGCAGCCCCCCTTTACCAGACAAATTCTTTGACTATATTGACCGTGTGAAGTGGGCCTTTGTTGTGACAGAAGTGAACGGGATCATTCTTACATGTATCTGGTTTGCACAGTTGACATTTCATAAATACAG GGCAATTGTGGCCAGGAGGTTCTTCTTCATCATGGGCACTTTGTATTTGTACCGCTGCATTACCATGTACATCACCACCTTGCCTGTACCAGGAATGCATATGACCTGTGCTCCTAAG CTACATGATGACTCCCAAGCCAAGTTGCAGCGCATTCTCCAACTTATTTCTGGGGGTGGCCTGTCACTCACTGGTTCACACCTCTTGTGTGGGGATTTTCTCTACAGTGGCCACACAGTCATGCTTACTTTGAGCTACCTTTTTATCAAGGAGT ACTCACCACGTTCCTTCTGGTGGTACCACCTGATGTGTTGGCTACTGAGTGCTGTGGGTGTAGTGTGTATACTTGTAGCTCATGAACACTACAGTGTGGACGTCGTTGTAGCATACTTCATCACTTCCCGGCTGTTCTACTGGTACCATACTATGGCCAATGTACAG GCTCTGAGGTCCTCACCAAACAACTATCTCACCCACACATGGTGGAATCCGGTGTTTAACTTTTTTGAGAGGAATGTGCAGACCCAAGTGCCTTGTTGCTTCTGTTCTCCAATCACCTGTCCTCCTACTTGTTTTAATCGTTGTAAGAAGTATTCTGCAGTCCAGAGTATCTCTGAGGATTGA